A genomic window from Pseudonocardia broussonetiae includes:
- a CDS encoding 5-(carboxyamino)imidazole ribonucleotide synthase has product MDPSPLPVVGMVGAGQLARMTHQAAIALGQSLRVLAAGTGEPAAQVCADVRAGAADDLAAVRAFATGCAAVTFDHEQVPQDVLRALVADGVTVHPGPDALLFAQDKLVMRRRLSELGAAVPPFATVDSPADVDAFGGEHGWPVVLKAVRGGYDGRGVWMLDAADPALVDELLAAGTPLMVEQAVPLRRELAALVARSPYGQAAAWPVVETVQEAGQCVQVLAPAPGLDEEVAAGAQRLALRLAGALGVTGLLAVELFERTDGSLLVNELAMRPHNSGHWTIEGARTSQFEQHLRAVLDYPLGATGPTAPAVVMANVLGADGPVDMSVDERVHHLFARFPDVKVHLYGKAERPARKVGHVTVLGDDMAAVRARAALAAHWLSTAEWADGWSIHGAEAEKETTHA; this is encoded by the coding sequence GTGGACCCGTCCCCCCTCCCCGTCGTCGGCATGGTCGGTGCCGGACAGCTCGCCCGCATGACCCACCAGGCCGCGATCGCACTGGGGCAGTCGCTGCGGGTGCTCGCCGCGGGCACCGGTGAGCCCGCCGCGCAGGTGTGCGCCGACGTCCGGGCGGGGGCCGCCGACGACCTCGCCGCGGTCCGCGCGTTCGCCACGGGCTGCGCGGCCGTCACGTTCGACCACGAGCAGGTGCCGCAGGACGTCCTGCGCGCGCTCGTCGCCGACGGCGTCACCGTCCACCCCGGGCCCGACGCCCTGCTGTTCGCCCAGGACAAGCTCGTGATGCGCCGCAGGCTGTCGGAGCTGGGGGCCGCGGTGCCGCCGTTCGCGACCGTCGACTCCCCGGCCGACGTCGACGCGTTCGGCGGCGAGCACGGCTGGCCGGTCGTGCTCAAGGCCGTCCGCGGCGGCTACGACGGGCGCGGGGTCTGGATGCTCGACGCCGCCGACCCCGCGCTGGTCGACGAGCTGCTGGCGGCCGGGACTCCGCTGATGGTCGAGCAGGCCGTGCCGCTGCGCCGCGAGCTCGCCGCGCTGGTGGCCCGCTCGCCGTACGGGCAGGCGGCGGCGTGGCCCGTCGTCGAGACGGTGCAGGAGGCGGGGCAGTGCGTGCAGGTCCTCGCGCCCGCCCCCGGCCTCGACGAGGAGGTCGCCGCGGGCGCGCAGCGGCTCGCCCTGCGCCTGGCCGGCGCGCTCGGCGTCACCGGGCTGCTGGCCGTCGAGCTGTTCGAGCGGACCGACGGGTCCCTGCTCGTCAACGAGCTCGCCATGCGCCCGCACAACTCGGGGCACTGGACGATCGAGGGCGCGCGGACCTCGCAGTTCGAGCAGCACCTGCGTGCCGTCCTCGACTACCCCCTCGGCGCCACCGGCCCCACCGCCCCCGCGGTCGTGATGGCCAACGTGCTGGGCGCCGACGGGCCGGTCGACATGTCGGTGGACGAGCGGGTGCACCACCTGTTCGCGCGGTTCCCCGACGTCAAGGTGCACCTCTACGGCAAGGCCGAGCGCCCCGCGCGCAAGGTCGGGCACGTCACGGTGCTCGGTGACGACATGGCCGCCGTCCGCGCCCGCGCCGCGCTCGCGGCCCACTGGCTCTCCACCGCGGAGTGGGCCGACGGCTGGTCCATCCACGGCGCCGAGGCGGAGAAGGAGACCACGCATGCCTGA
- the purE gene encoding 5-(carboxyamino)imidazole ribonucleotide mutase translates to MPEPVVGVIMGSDSDWRVMEAATTALDEFDVPWEVGVYSAHRTPQRMLDYARDAAGRGLRVVVAGAGGAAHLPGMVASATPLPVIGVPVPLAHLDGLDSLLSIVQMPAGVPVATVSVGGARNAGLLAVRILAASDAALRERMTAFQADLHDLVLTKDAALRERAAGA, encoded by the coding sequence ATGCCTGAGCCCGTCGTCGGCGTGATCATGGGCAGCGACTCGGACTGGCGCGTCATGGAGGCGGCCACCACCGCGCTGGACGAGTTCGACGTGCCGTGGGAGGTGGGCGTGTACTCCGCGCACCGCACCCCGCAGCGGATGCTCGACTACGCCCGCGACGCCGCCGGCCGCGGCCTGCGCGTGGTCGTCGCCGGCGCGGGCGGGGCCGCGCACCTGCCGGGGATGGTCGCCTCGGCCACGCCGCTGCCGGTGATCGGCGTGCCCGTGCCGCTCGCGCACCTCGACGGGCTCGACTCGCTGCTGTCGATCGTGCAGATGCCCGCGGGCGTGCCGGTCGCCACGGTGTCGGTCGGCGGCGCCCGCAACGCCGGCCTGCTCGCCGTCCGCATCCTCGCCGCCTCCGACGCCGCGCTGCGCGAGCGGATGACGGCGTTCCAGGCAGACCTGCACGACCTCGTCCTCACCAAGGACGCCGCCCTGCGCGAGCGCGCCGCCGGCGCCTGA
- a CDS encoding helix-turn-helix domain-containing protein, with the protein MRTTAPLRLGATDAAALRAWAETGSAGSSGARRARIVLLSAEGHGPAAIAAELGCSPGTVLTWRERYRSDGLPGLRDAPRAGRPVTVDPVAVVERTLRRPPPGTRRWSSRLLADHLGISNVAVAKVWRCWGLAPLDDGHVRLATRPPLDAVPAAFAALHADAAVAVLALLADDRADDDRADDDGADDAGIDDGPAPAPTPLRSRPRLGARFGGLDLGASADPPAGVLARLDAVPSARLRLLVSGATAPVEHWAALRGVPVHATAGGVEWARFVRVAAVLAGATADGAASVADLRRAVLDHVPGAPLRWSHGAGK; encoded by the coding sequence ATGCGCACGACTGCACCGCTGCGACTGGGGGCCACGGATGCGGCCGCACTGCGCGCCTGGGCGGAGACGGGCTCCGCCGGGTCGTCGGGGGCCCGGCGGGCCCGGATCGTGCTGCTCTCCGCGGAGGGCCACGGTCCGGCCGCCATCGCCGCGGAGCTCGGCTGCTCCCCGGGGACGGTCCTGACCTGGCGGGAGCGCTACCGGTCCGACGGCCTCCCCGGGCTGCGCGACGCCCCGCGCGCCGGGCGTCCGGTCACGGTCGACCCGGTGGCGGTGGTCGAGCGGACGCTGCGCCGGCCGCCCCCGGGCACCCGGCGCTGGTCGAGCCGGCTGCTGGCCGACCACCTGGGGATCAGCAACGTCGCGGTCGCGAAGGTGTGGCGCTGCTGGGGCCTGGCCCCGCTCGACGACGGGCACGTGCGCCTGGCGACCCGGCCGCCGCTGGACGCGGTGCCCGCCGCGTTCGCCGCCCTGCACGCCGACGCCGCGGTGGCGGTGCTGGCGCTGCTCGCGGACGACCGCGCTGACGACGACCGCGCTGACGACGACGGCGCCGACGACGCTGGGATCGACGACGGCCCCGCCCCCGCCCCGACCCCGCTGCGGTCGCGCCCCCGCCTCGGCGCCCGCTTCGGCGGACTCGACCTCGGTGCGTCCGCCGATCCGCCCGCCGGCGTCCTGGCGCGCCTCGACGCCGTGCCGTCCGCCCGGCTGCGGCTGCTGGTGTCCGGCGCGACCGCGCCCGTCGAGCACTGGGCCGCGCTGCGCGGGGTGCCCGTGCACGCCACCGCCGGGGGCGTCGAGTGGGCGCGGTTCGTCCGCGTCGCCGCGGTGCTCGCCGGGGCGACCGCCGACGGCGCGGCGTCGGTGGCGGACCTGCGCCGGGCCGTCCTGGACCACGTCCCCGGCGCACCCCTGCGGTGGTCGCACGGCGCCGGAAAATAG
- a CDS encoding helix-turn-helix domain-containing protein, translated as MTDLTPDPARIRSPADLGRELTLARERAGLTIREVARRTRLLPSTLGGYYTGRHRPPLASMELVLAACGVTDLDAWREALLRLRHGGRRAAPEQPPYPGLAPFEPGDAERFHGRSALTAAVLDGLDAATGPLVVVGASGSGKSSVLRAGVVPALRARPGTAALVRTPGRAPLDVLAAVRDELDPAVRTVLVVDQFEELFAPAVPEHDRAAFVAALADLPAAVVLALRADFYGPALAHPALAAALQHDQVVVGPMTDDELREAITAPAVAAGVDVEEALVALLLADVRDRGPAGALPLLGHALLATWRAGDGLTMTVGGYLGTGGVAGAVAASAEEAFAALGPDREHAVRQLFLRLVTVAPDAVDTRRRIARDELPPTVADTDVDAFVARRLLVVDRDTVEIAHEALLVAWPRLHGWLDADRAGLAARRSLADAARTWREQGRDPHLLLRGVRLAVVVEQVGDDLTRTEAEFLRAGREQEAECEARERRRTTALRALVAALTVLVLVVGALAAHAVVQDGRTAQARDVAVSRQVAVRADALRAEDPALAAQLAVAAFRVAPTPEARSSVLNTTGAPLPTRLPGLSALGSTLAVDDARRILASATGSQVQLWDIDGNGPPRPLGPPVPTSEVAVLALSPDGATLAVGEADGVVLRPVADPSAAVVLDTATVSALAFTADGTLHGAVPGEDVRAWAPGTGAVSSLPGSAGFTALAASGGLVAAGDQTGRVALWPGAVPLSGPGGRVHAVAFGPDGRTLLAGSADRAVHRWDVTDPAAPVAVPALTGATNWVNAVAVSPDGATVAVGGSDGNTRLHDAASGAVTATFPHPAPVTTAAFLDDATVLTGEADGVGHLWAVRGPVLTGFDDAVFALDFDDSGAVLAIGPGSKDDTARLWTVTGAGGAQPLGPALDDPEPGPTVSGSAALTPDGTVLAVGRADGSIRLWDVRDPARPAVLGAPLPGSGALVEHLVISPNGTRLAASGDDALVRTWDITDPSAPRRTASLVAATNYVFASAFSPDGRLLAAASADTSTYLWDVAGPTPRLRATVDGPTGFAYSPAFSPDGRLLAVGSADRTVRLFDVSDPDLPIALGAPLEGPANYVYAVAFSPDGTALAAASTDGTVRTWDVRDPGAPQVRAVLTGPEEAVFSVAWTPDGTRLLGGAADRTVRVWFTDPEEAVAAICAAAGAPLTAAEWARHVPDLPFTAPC; from the coding sequence GTGACCGACCTGACGCCGGACCCGGCGCGCATCCGGTCCCCGGCCGACCTCGGCCGGGAGCTGACGCTCGCGCGCGAACGGGCCGGGCTGACGATCCGCGAGGTCGCCCGGCGCACCCGCCTGCTGCCGAGCACGCTCGGCGGCTACTACACCGGCCGGCACCGCCCGCCCCTGGCGTCGATGGAGCTGGTGCTCGCCGCCTGCGGCGTCACCGACCTCGACGCCTGGCGCGAGGCGCTCCTCCGGCTGCGCCACGGCGGGCGCCGCGCGGCCCCGGAGCAGCCGCCCTACCCCGGTCTCGCGCCGTTCGAGCCCGGCGACGCGGAGCGCTTCCACGGGCGCTCCGCCCTCACCGCGGCGGTGCTCGACGGCCTCGACGCCGCGACCGGGCCGCTGGTCGTCGTCGGCGCGTCGGGGTCGGGCAAGTCGTCGGTGCTGCGGGCCGGCGTGGTCCCCGCGCTGCGGGCGCGCCCCGGCACGGCCGCGCTGGTGCGGACGCCCGGCCGGGCGCCCCTGGACGTGCTCGCGGCCGTGCGCGACGAGCTCGACCCCGCCGTGCGCACGGTGCTCGTCGTCGACCAGTTCGAGGAGCTGTTCGCCCCCGCGGTGCCCGAGCACGACCGGGCCGCGTTCGTCGCCGCGCTGGCCGACCTGCCGGCCGCCGTCGTGCTCGCGCTGCGCGCCGACTTCTACGGTCCGGCGCTGGCGCACCCCGCCCTGGCCGCGGCCCTGCAGCACGACCAGGTGGTGGTCGGGCCGATGACCGACGACGAGCTGCGCGAGGCCATCACCGCGCCCGCCGTCGCCGCCGGGGTCGACGTCGAGGAGGCGCTGGTCGCGCTGCTGCTCGCCGACGTCCGCGACCGCGGTCCGGCCGGTGCGCTGCCGCTGCTCGGGCACGCGCTGCTCGCCACCTGGCGCGCCGGGGACGGGCTCACCATGACCGTGGGCGGCTACCTCGGCACGGGGGGCGTCGCGGGGGCGGTGGCGGCGTCGGCCGAGGAGGCGTTCGCGGCGCTGGGCCCCGACCGCGAGCACGCCGTGCGCCAGCTGTTCCTGCGCCTGGTCACCGTCGCCCCCGACGCCGTCGACACGCGCCGGCGGATCGCGCGCGACGAGCTGCCGCCGACCGTCGCGGACACCGACGTCGACGCGTTCGTGGCGCGGCGGCTGCTCGTCGTCGACCGGGACACCGTCGAGATCGCGCACGAGGCGCTGCTCGTCGCCTGGCCCCGCCTGCACGGCTGGCTCGACGCCGACCGCGCCGGGCTGGCCGCGCGCCGCAGCCTGGCCGACGCCGCCCGCACCTGGCGCGAGCAGGGCCGCGACCCGCACCTGCTGCTGCGCGGCGTGCGGCTCGCGGTGGTCGTCGAGCAGGTCGGTGACGACCTGACCCGCACGGAGGCGGAGTTCCTGCGCGCCGGGCGGGAGCAGGAGGCGGAGTGCGAGGCGCGGGAGCGGCGGCGCACCACGGCGCTGCGGGCGCTCGTCGCAGCGCTGACGGTGCTGGTGCTGGTGGTGGGCGCGCTCGCGGCCCACGCCGTCGTGCAGGACGGGCGGACGGCGCAGGCCCGCGACGTCGCGGTGTCCCGCCAGGTCGCCGTGCGCGCCGACGCGCTGCGCGCCGAGGACCCCGCGCTGGCCGCGCAGCTCGCCGTCGCCGCCTTCCGCGTCGCGCCGACGCCCGAGGCGCGCTCGAGCGTGCTCAACACGACGGGTGCGCCCCTGCCGACGCGGTTGCCGGGGCTGTCCGCGCTCGGCTCCACCCTCGCCGTCGACGACGCGCGGCGCATCCTGGCGTCGGCGACCGGCTCGCAGGTGCAGCTCTGGGACATCGACGGCAACGGCCCGCCGCGCCCGCTCGGCCCACCCGTCCCGACGTCGGAGGTGGCGGTGCTGGCGCTGAGCCCGGACGGCGCGACGCTCGCCGTGGGGGAGGCCGACGGGGTGGTGCTGCGGCCGGTGGCCGACCCGTCGGCGGCGGTCGTGCTCGACACCGCGACCGTGTCCGCGCTCGCGTTCACCGCCGACGGCACGCTCCACGGGGCCGTGCCGGGCGAGGACGTGCGCGCCTGGGCACCCGGCACCGGAGCGGTGTCCTCGCTGCCGGGCTCGGCCGGGTTCACCGCGCTCGCCGCGTCGGGCGGGCTGGTCGCCGCGGGCGACCAGACCGGGCGGGTGGCCCTGTGGCCGGGCGCGGTGCCGCTCAGCGGGCCGGGCGGGCGGGTGCACGCCGTGGCGTTCGGCCCGGACGGGCGCACGCTGCTCGCGGGGAGCGCCGACCGCGCCGTGCACCGCTGGGACGTCACCGACCCGGCCGCGCCGGTGGCCGTGCCCGCCCTCACCGGGGCGACGAACTGGGTCAACGCGGTGGCCGTCAGCCCGGACGGCGCGACGGTCGCCGTCGGCGGTTCCGACGGCAACACGCGCCTGCACGACGCCGCCAGCGGCGCGGTGACCGCGACCTTCCCGCACCCCGCCCCCGTCACGACGGCGGCCTTCCTCGACGACGCGACGGTGCTCACCGGCGAGGCCGACGGCGTCGGGCACCTGTGGGCGGTCCGCGGGCCCGTCCTCACCGGCTTCGACGACGCGGTGTTCGCCCTCGACTTCGACGACTCCGGCGCCGTGCTGGCGATCGGGCCCGGGAGCAAGGACGACACGGCCCGGCTGTGGACCGTCACCGGGGCGGGCGGGGCGCAGCCGCTCGGCCCGGCGCTGGACGACCCGGAGCCCGGGCCGACGGTGTCCGGGTCGGCCGCGCTCACCCCCGACGGCACCGTGCTCGCGGTGGGCCGGGCCGACGGCAGCATCCGGCTGTGGGACGTGCGCGACCCCGCCCGCCCGGCCGTCCTGGGGGCGCCCCTGCCCGGCAGCGGCGCGCTCGTCGAGCACCTCGTGATCAGCCCGAACGGCACGCGGCTCGCGGCCTCGGGCGACGACGCGCTCGTGCGGACCTGGGACATCACCGACCCCTCGGCGCCGCGGCGCACGGCGTCGCTGGTGGCCGCGACGAACTACGTCTTCGCGTCGGCGTTCAGCCCGGACGGGCGCCTGCTCGCCGCCGCGAGCGCCGACACCTCCACCTACCTCTGGGACGTCGCGGGCCCCACGCCGCGGCTGCGGGCGACCGTCGACGGGCCGACCGGGTTCGCCTACTCACCGGCGTTCAGCCCCGACGGGCGCCTGCTCGCCGTCGGGAGCGCCGACCGGACGGTCCGCCTGTTCGACGTCTCCGACCCCGACCTGCCGATCGCGCTGGGCGCGCCGCTGGAGGGCCCGGCCAACTACGTCTACGCGGTGGCGTTCAGCCCGGACGGCACCGCGCTCGCGGCCGCCAGCACCGACGGCACCGTCCGCACCTGGGACGTCCGTGATCCGGGCGCGCCGCAGGTCCGGGCCGTCCTGACCGGTCCGGAGGAGGCCGTGTTCTCGGTGGCCTGGACGCCCGACGGCACCCGCCTGCTCGGCGGCGCGGCCGACCGCACCGTGCGGGTGTGGTTCACCGATCCCGAGGAGGCCGTGGCGGCGATCTGCGCCGCGGCCGGGGCCCCGCTGACGGCGGCCGAGTGGGCCCGGCACGTGCCGGACCTGCCGTTCACCGCGCCCTGCTGA
- a CDS encoding TetR family transcriptional regulator, producing the protein MTGATRRGRSAEGRAEVRRDLVAAAVALFRDRGYEDTTVDDIAAAAGVGRRTFFRYFRSKEDAISPDHETALARIAEVFATAHPDEPVTSLVLRAGETVFDLYTDDPPLSVARFRLTHEVPVLRDRESASVDHYRRLFTRNLRRRFAGERDGDLRAAVTGAAVVAAHNLALRAWLDDGAPPARLPEYRDRFRRVADLLPADEGLRGVAERLEIAVGRLERGAAS; encoded by the coding sequence ATGACGGGCGCGACACGGCGGGGCCGCTCCGCCGAGGGCCGGGCGGAGGTCCGGCGCGACCTCGTGGCCGCCGCCGTCGCGCTGTTCCGCGACCGGGGCTACGAGGACACCACCGTCGACGACATCGCGGCGGCCGCCGGCGTCGGGCGCCGCACGTTCTTCCGCTACTTCCGCAGCAAGGAGGACGCGATCTCGCCCGACCACGAGACCGCGCTCGCCCGCATCGCGGAGGTCTTCGCGACCGCGCACCCCGACGAGCCCGTGACGAGCCTGGTGCTGCGCGCGGGCGAGACCGTGTTCGACCTCTACACCGACGACCCGCCGCTCTCCGTGGCCCGCTTCCGCCTCACCCACGAGGTGCCCGTGCTGCGCGACCGCGAGTCGGCCAGCGTCGACCACTACCGCCGCCTGTTCACCCGCAACCTGCGCCGGCGCTTCGCCGGGGAGCGCGACGGCGACCTGCGCGCCGCCGTCACCGGAGCCGCGGTGGTCGCGGCGCACAACCTCGCGCTGCGCGCCTGGCTCGACGACGGCGCCCCGCCGGCCCGGCTGCCCGAGTACCGCGACCGCTTCCGCCGCGTCGCCGACCTGCTGCCCGCCGACGAGGGGCTGCGCGGGGTCGCCGAGCGCCTGGAGATCGCGGTCGGGCGGCTGGAGCGCGGCGCCGCCTCCTGA
- a CDS encoding acyl-CoA dehydrogenase family protein, with translation MNSDFDSYRLSDEHEALRDAVRTLAEKEIAPYAAEVDEQGRYPVEAQEALTKAGFHAITIPEQFGGEGADELAGCIVIEEVARVCASSSLIPGVNGLGLTPILLSASDELKQQVFPSIASGEAMISYALSEREAGSDAAAMKTRAVRDGDSWVLNGTKCWITNAGVSTWYTVMAVTDPEKKANGISAFVVHKDDPGFEVGPKERKLGINGSPTREIYFQNCRIPADRIIGAEGTGFKTALKTLDHTRPTIGAQAVGIAQGALDVAISYVKERKQFGKHLAEFQGLQFMIADMAMKVESARQLVYVATSRAERGEANLGFISSAAKCLASDVAMSVTTDAVQLLGGAGYTKDFPVERMMRDAKITQIYEGTNQVQRLVMARSLLR, from the coding sequence ATGAACTCCGACTTCGACAGCTACCGGCTCAGCGACGAGCACGAGGCCCTTCGCGACGCCGTGCGCACGCTGGCCGAGAAGGAGATCGCCCCGTACGCGGCGGAGGTCGACGAGCAGGGCCGCTACCCCGTCGAGGCGCAGGAGGCCCTGACCAAGGCGGGCTTCCACGCGATCACGATCCCCGAGCAGTTCGGCGGCGAGGGTGCCGACGAGCTCGCGGGCTGCATCGTCATCGAGGAGGTCGCGCGGGTGTGCGCGTCCTCGTCGCTCATCCCCGGCGTCAACGGCCTGGGCCTCACCCCGATCCTGCTGTCGGCCTCCGACGAGCTCAAGCAGCAGGTCTTCCCGTCGATCGCCTCCGGCGAGGCGATGATCAGCTACGCGCTGTCCGAGCGCGAGGCCGGCTCCGACGCCGCGGCGATGAAGACCCGCGCGGTGCGCGACGGCGACAGCTGGGTGCTCAACGGCACCAAGTGCTGGATCACCAACGCCGGCGTCTCCACCTGGTACACGGTCATGGCCGTCACCGACCCGGAGAAGAAGGCCAACGGCATCTCCGCGTTCGTCGTGCACAAGGACGACCCGGGCTTCGAGGTCGGCCCCAAGGAGCGCAAGCTCGGCATCAACGGCTCGCCCACCCGCGAGATCTACTTCCAGAACTGCCGGATCCCGGCCGACCGGATCATCGGCGCCGAGGGCACCGGCTTCAAGACCGCGCTCAAGACCCTCGACCACACGCGCCCCACGATCGGTGCGCAGGCCGTCGGCATCGCCCAGGGCGCGCTCGACGTCGCGATCTCCTACGTCAAGGAGCGCAAGCAGTTCGGCAAGCACCTCGCCGAGTTCCAGGGCCTCCAGTTCATGATCGCCGACATGGCGATGAAGGTGGAGTCGGCGCGCCAGCTCGTCTACGTCGCCACCTCGCGCGCCGAGCGCGGCGAGGCCAACCTGGGCTTCATCTCCAGCGCCGCGAAGTGCCTGGCCTCCGACGTCGCCATGTCGGTCACCACCGACGCCGTGCAGCTCCTCGGCGGCGCCGGCTACACGAAGGACTTCCCGGTGGAGCGCATGATGCGCGACGCCAAGATCACGCAGATCTACGAGGGCACCAACCAGGTGCAGCGCCTGGTGATGGCGCGCTCGCTGCTGCGCTGA
- a CDS encoding TIGR03089 family protein: MSLTDALLDRSSARPLITFYDDATGERIELSGVTTANWAAKTANLLRDECDVEPGSTVAVLLPAHWQTAAVLLGAWWCGAEVVGDPVGADVVLCDSDRIDLALSAAPPLGVVALSLDAFGKGLTGLPDGVVDYATEVRLHGDEFAPWEPVPATAPALDGASVERVLATARDRAAALGLSASDRALSTLEWSADGLTDGLLAVLAAGASLVQCRHADPAALERRAQAERTTVRLGA, from the coding sequence GTGTCCCTCACCGATGCGCTCCTGGACCGCTCCTCGGCCCGCCCCCTGATCACCTTCTACGACGACGCTACCGGCGAGCGGATCGAGCTCTCCGGCGTGACCACGGCGAACTGGGCCGCGAAGACCGCCAACCTGCTGCGCGACGAGTGCGACGTCGAACCGGGCTCGACGGTGGCGGTGCTGCTGCCCGCGCACTGGCAGACGGCCGCCGTCCTGCTGGGGGCGTGGTGGTGCGGCGCGGAGGTGGTCGGCGACCCGGTGGGCGCCGACGTCGTCCTGTGCGACAGCGACCGGATCGACCTCGCGCTGTCGGCCGCGCCGCCGCTGGGGGTCGTGGCGCTCTCGCTCGACGCGTTCGGCAAGGGCCTCACCGGCCTGCCCGACGGGGTCGTCGACTACGCCACCGAGGTGCGCCTGCACGGCGACGAGTTCGCGCCGTGGGAGCCGGTGCCCGCCACCGCGCCCGCGCTGGACGGGGCGTCGGTGGAGCGGGTGCTCGCCACCGCCCGCGACCGGGCGGCGGCGCTGGGCCTCTCGGCGTCGGACCGGGCGCTCTCGACGCTGGAGTGGTCGGCCGACGGCCTCACCGACGGGCTGCTCGCCGTGCTGGCCGCGGGGGCGTCGCTCGTGCAGTGCCGCCACGCCGACCCCGCGGCGCTGGAACGGCGGGCGCAGGCCGAGCGCACCACCGTGCGGCTGGGCGCCTGA
- a CDS encoding LCP family protein, whose product MDPRDLGLSGAALPEPPWLARADRERDARAAALRTGLRADPTRAAAHPLRTGSPVRSPRGTGSTAQRPDGEPWAPAPRSSSTPRGTTGARGTSTASRPPGPGAARRGPRAPRPAKAPRAPGRLARRLRTATVVASVLVLTVTGTAWGLYRDITAGIVTTDVIVGGSDGGDQNILLVGVDSRTDAQGNPLPPEILRELNSGADTGVLNSDTIMMLHLPADGGAAAAFSIPRDAYVDIPGYRRDKINAAYPAVKALTAERLVGDGIGTGAQVEAEAARAGRSALIGAVERLTGQQIDHYAELNLVGFYDLTRAIGGVDVCLTAPVDEPLSGARFGAGPQTISGRDALAFVRQRHGLPDGDLSRIRRQQVFLAAVADKVLSAGTLTDPAALGALIEVVQQSVVLDEGWDLLAFARQASDIAAGNLEFVTIPTAGQERNDRGDVVLVDPDVVSDFVEERIEAQRVAAEAAAEVRAAEPPPPVTVIASRYIVNVRNGSEAGGLAGDARAYLTGLGFTGGTVDNTEPAETSVVRYSGADGEAARSVADQLGGIDVERDDTVPQGHLLVVLGGDFDPSVLPAPAPVVDASAPPPPVQAPITAAGVPCID is encoded by the coding sequence ATGGACCCGCGCGATCTCGGGCTCTCGGGCGCCGCACTCCCCGAACCGCCCTGGCTGGCCCGCGCCGACCGGGAGCGTGACGCCCGCGCGGCGGCCCTGCGCACCGGTCTCCGCGCCGACCCGACCCGGGCCGCGGCGCACCCGCTGCGCACCGGCTCGCCGGTGCGGTCCCCCCGGGGCACCGGGTCGACGGCCCAACGGCCCGACGGCGAGCCCTGGGCCCCCGCCCCCCGCAGCTCCTCGACGCCCCGCGGCACGACGGGCGCCCGGGGAACGTCGACCGCTTCCCGTCCGCCGGGACCGGGCGCCGCCCGCCGCGGGCCGCGCGCCCCCCGCCCCGCGAAGGCCCCGCGCGCGCCCGGCCGGCTCGCGCGGAGGCTGCGGACCGCCACCGTCGTCGCCTCGGTGCTCGTGCTGACCGTCACCGGCACGGCGTGGGGCCTCTACCGCGACATCACCGCGGGCATCGTCACCACCGACGTCATCGTGGGCGGCAGCGACGGCGGCGACCAGAACATCCTGCTCGTCGGCGTCGACAGCCGCACCGACGCGCAGGGGAACCCGCTGCCGCCGGAGATCCTGCGCGAGCTCAACAGCGGCGCCGACACCGGCGTCCTGAACTCCGACACGATCATGATGCTGCACCTGCCGGCCGACGGCGGGGCCGCGGCCGCGTTCTCCATCCCCCGCGACGCCTACGTCGACATCCCCGGCTACCGCCGCGACAAGATCAACGCGGCCTACCCCGCGGTGAAGGCGCTGACCGCCGAACGACTGGTGGGCGACGGCATCGGCACCGGGGCGCAGGTCGAGGCGGAGGCCGCCCGCGCCGGGCGCAGCGCGCTGATCGGGGCCGTCGAGCGGCTCACCGGCCAGCAGATCGACCACTACGCCGAGCTCAACCTCGTCGGCTTCTACGACCTGACCCGCGCGATCGGCGGCGTCGACGTCTGCCTCACCGCACCCGTCGACGAGCCGCTGTCGGGCGCCCGCTTCGGCGCCGGCCCGCAGACGATCTCCGGGCGCGACGCGCTCGCGTTCGTCCGCCAGCGCCACGGCCTGCCCGACGGCGACCTCTCCCGCATCCGGCGCCAGCAGGTGTTCCTCGCCGCGGTCGCCGACAAGGTGCTGTCGGCGGGCACGCTGACCGACCCGGCCGCGCTGGGCGCCCTGATCGAGGTCGTGCAGCAGTCGGTCGTGCTCGACGAGGGCTGGGACCTGCTCGCGTTCGCCCGGCAGGCCTCCGACATCGCCGCCGGCAACCTCGAGTTCGTGACGATCCCGACCGCCGGGCAGGAGCGCAACGACCGCGGGGACGTGGTGCTCGTCGACCCCGACGTCGTCAGCGACTTCGTCGAGGAGCGCATCGAGGCGCAGCGGGTCGCGGCCGAGGCCGCCGCCGAGGTGCGCGCCGCGGAGCCCCCGCCGCCCGTCACCGTCATCGCCTCGCGCTACATCGTCAACGTCCGCAACGGGTCGGAGGCCGGCGGCCTGGCGGGCGACGCCCGCGCCTACCTGACCGGCCTCGGGTTCACCGGCGGCACGGTCGACAACACCGAGCCCGCCGAGACGAGCGTCGTGCGCTACTCCGGCGCCGACGGCGAGGCCGCGCGGTCGGTGGCCGACCAGCTCGGCGGCATCGACGTCGAGCGCGACGACACCGTCCCGCAGGGGCACCTCCTCGTGGTGCTCGGCGGCGACTTCGACCCGTCGGTGCTGCCCGCGCCCGCCCCGGTCGTCGACGCGTCCGCGCCGCCCCCTCCGGTGCAGGCCCCGATCACCGCGGCCGGGGTGCCCTGCATCGACTGA